A part of Amyelois transitella isolate CPQ chromosome 12, ilAmyTran1.1, whole genome shotgun sequence genomic DNA contains:
- the LOC106142670 gene encoding uncharacterized protein LOC106142670, with translation MHVTLKNPIEKKFTERPDVARSTKTPLFPRFGGSPKREGVEANVMMNTKIPVMTKPRSPERRMSAHQMHRESPKKFEPLRDIVTERLKQPLCKEKIGPHPHMQLARPHSVLYSSKSFKPQLEDIKSSFLLLNRQTREPKQKTNEVEKGIPRSPPPERRPVINEEERKRQLMEVKKKFQSRRFFIDSSVYFLLFLLLLVNFLLNSKNTC, from the exons ATGCATGTTACGTTGAAAAATCCTATTGAGAAGAAGTTCACTGAGAGACCGGATGTCGCGAGAT cCACCAAAACCCCATTGTTTCCGAGGTTCGGCGGCAGTCCAAAGAGGGAAGGCGTGGAAGCCAATG TGATGATGAACACAAAAATACCAGTGATGACGAAGCCTCGGTCCCCCGAGCGCAGGATGTCGGCTCACCAAATGCACAGAGAGTCGCCGAAGAAGTTCGAACCGCTCCGAGACATTGTCACGGAGAGACTGAAACAGCCGCTCTGTAAGGAGAAGATCGGCCCGCACCCTCATATGCAGTTGGCCAGACCTCATT CGGTATTATACAGCAGCAAATCTTTTAAGCCACAGTTGGAGGATATCAAGAGCTCCTTCCTATTGCTGAACAGACAGACTCGAGAGCCTAAACAGAAAACCAACGAAGTTGAAAAGG GCATCCCAAGGTCACCTCCACCAGAGAGACGTCCAGTAATCAATGAAGAGGAAAGAAAAAGGCAACTAATGGAAGTGAAAAAGAAATTCCAGAGCAGAAGGTTTTTCATAGACTCGAGTGTGTATTTCCTCCTATTTCTGTTACTCCTAGTCAATTTTCTGTTAAACAGTAAAAACACAtgctaa
- the LOC106142668 gene encoding 26S proteasome non-ATPase regulatory subunit 4: MVLESTMICVDNSDFMRNGDFLPTRLQAQQDAVNLVCHSKTRSNPENNVGLLTLANVEVLATLTSDVGRILSKLHRVQPNGNINLLTGIRIAHLALKHRQGKNHKMRIVVFVGSPVNTDEKELVKLAKRLKKEKVNCDVVSFGEDSENNPLLTAFVNTLNGKDNTSGGSHLVSVPAGGCVVLSEALISSPLIGGDGAGPSGSGMSPFEFGVDPNEDPELALALRVSMEEQRQRQEEETRRQQANTEGGETGKTGETQNSGMERALAMSLGREAMELSEEEQIALAMEMSMQQDAPQSVEVMDVSDGTEEYAEVINDPAFLQSVLENLPGVDPQSEAIRNAMSTIKKDKDEKDDKDQKDKDGKGSGSSSKEN, from the coding sequence ATGGTCTTAGAAAGTACTATGATTTGTGTTGACAATAGCGATTTTATGCGAAATGGAGATTTCCTACCAACCAGGCTACAAGCACAACAAGATGCTGTGAATTTGGTGTGTCACTCCAAAACACGATCAAATCCCGAGAACAATGTGGGTCTGCTAACTCTTGCTAATGTAGAAGTGCTAGCCACCCTGACCAGCGACGTCGGGCGCATATTATCGAAGCTACACCGCGTCCAGCCGAATGGAAACATCAACTTACTGACTGGAATTCGTATTGCTCACTTGGCACTTAAGCATCGCCAAGGAAAGAACCATAAAATGCGTATTGTTGTTTTCGTGGGCTCTCCTGTGAACACAGATGAGAAGGAGCTAGTCAAACTAGCCAAGAGACTCAAGAAGGAAAAGGTAAATTGTGATGTTGTTTCATTTGGAGAAGATTCAGAGAACAACCCTTTGCTAACGGCATTTGTGAACACTCTAAATGGCAAAGACAACACATCCGGAGGCAGCCATCTAGTCTCTGTTCCAGCTGGTGGCTGTGTTGTACTTTCTGAAGCACTTATTTCAAGTCCACTGATTGGTGGAGATGGTGCGGGCCCATCTGGCTCTGGaatgtcaccatttgaatttGGTGTGGATCCAAATGAAGATCCAGAGCTAGCACTTGCATTGCGTGTGTCTATGGAGGAGCAGAGACAGCGTCAAGAAGAAGAAACACGTCGTCAACAGGCTAACACTGAAGGTGGAGAGACTGGGAAGACAGGAGAGACACAGAATAGTGGAATGGAGCGGGCTCTAGCTATGTCTCTCGGCCGGGAAGCCATGGAACTGTCTGAAGAGGAGCAGATAGCTCTGGCTATGGAGATGAGTATGCAGCAGGATGCTCCACAGTCTGTGGAAGTGATGGATGTGTCTGATGGAACTGAAGAATATGCTGAAGTTATTAATGACCCTGCCTTCCTGCAAAGTGTATTAGAGAACCTCCCAGGTGTGGATCCTCAGAGTGAAGCTATAAGAAATGCCATGTCCACCATCAAGAAAGACAAAGACGAGAAGGATGACAAAGACCAAAAGGACAAAGACGGAAAAGGATCAGGTTCGAGTTCAAAGGAAAATTGA
- the LOC106142413 gene encoding putative ATP synthase subunit f, mitochondrial, translating to MGFGDYPKEYNPAVHGPYDPARYYGKPDTPFGQVKISELGGWLARRNKTPSAIAGAFSRAWWRWQHKYVQPKRVGMAPFFQLLVGSMTFFYAINYGKMKHHRNYKYH from the exons atggGTTTTGGAGACTATCCGAAAGAGTACAATCCAGCTGTTCATGGGCCTTACGACCCAGCTCGTTATTATGGAAAGC CTGATACTCCATTCGGGCAAGTGAAGATAAGTGAATTAGGAGGTTGGTTGGCCCGCAGGAATAAGACTCCATCTGCCATCGCTGGCGCTTTCAGCAGAG CCTGGTGGAGGTGGCAGCACAAGTATGTGCAGCCAAAGAGAGTCGGCATGGCTCCTTTTTTCCAGCTTCTTGTTGGGTCCATGACTTTCTTCTATGCTATTAACTATGGCAAAATGA AGCACCACAGGAACTACAAGTACCACTAA
- the LOC106142416 gene encoding mesencephalic astrocyte-derived neurotrophic factor homolog: MYKSSVLHLLFAAAALQVALALKDGECEVCVKTVDKFAATLADDVKKDPKLIEAEFKKFCKGSKNKENRFCYYLGGLEESATGILGELSKPLSWSMPSDKICEKLRKKDAQICDLRFDKQIDLNNVDLKKLKVRDLKKILNDWDEVCDGCIEKTDFIKRIEELKPKYMRSEL, from the coding sequence ATGTACAAATCAAGTGTACTTCATTTACTATTTGCGGCGGCCGCGTTGCAAGTAGCCCTAGCACTAAAGGATGGAGAATGCGAAGTCTGTGTGAAAACTGTCGACAAATTTGCGGCTACGTTAGCAGATGATGTGAAGAAAGACCCCAAATTAATTGAGGCTGAATTTAAGAAGTTTTGCAAAGGCAGTAAGAACAAAGAAAATAGGTTCTGTTACTATTTGGGCGGTCTGGAAGAATCTGCTACCGGTATTCTTGGCGAGCTTTCAAAACCTTTGAGTTGGTCGATGCCTTCTGATAAAATATGTGAAAAGTTAAGGAAAAAAGATGCACAAATTTGTGATCTCCGATTCGACAAGCAGATAGACCTCAACAATGTAGACTTGAAGAAGTTGAAGGTCCGCGACCTGAAGAAGATTTTGAACGACTGGGACGAAGTGTGCGACGGCTGCATCGAAAAAACAGACTTCATTAAAAGAATAGAAGAGTTGAAACCAAAATACATGAGATCTGAACTCTAA
- the LOC106142230 gene encoding dynein axonemal assembly factor 5, whose amino-acid sequence MAEIKPKLQENPRGALEQYITALQSESKMTRKQALLNINTEIFESAVNSDCDLTVVFPEVYAYILKSFSDPSEACRESAAVIIENFIEKLPLNDYYLTYILPVLVRRIGCPEIVEESEEIRLVLIQLVHKIIEKYRVTHLLTSFMNDFTSILTKTSTDPFPKVKLEACECIILLSKLLQRDFHFQSESYVKPVLSNFSHQHFRIRVAAVKAIGAIVMAGNAKCFELSITPMAEKLFDENTQVRLQVTQEVGNWMLNYRDRYSFWHRMIPLILTSMSDVMADIRETATKLWTDIGLQYMDENEEDLKKRTDFLKDVPSHYPDVKRPNLGCRILVQSNIGKIVPAIYREMEGWQADARLRCAQLLCWLLLCAEEGATQHANTIVRTMVRGAVDEDPRIVVEIKRAAELFGYFISPETWWPLLEADVDSWGVLLVLANILKGSRAELVKEKVLGELCKELADPDRCQMRKVKYQTNLMHVSEALMDLCGEDCSVVAEHIFTIVFNVYAMPVDDQVQFMALSNLDKLRFIKKDGRSLTSLYERHISLILEDIKSDPLTWTLMSPDRCLLECVLLRCGSAIGNQLHLIAPLLTKCLATPKADPEVKLKIFTSLSTALLRREDNFRKCQRDALEEFLKIVIKDVIMPNLVWSPGRTAEAIRTAAVACLCSALQEKPQEQLQEQGDGDKNTSQGDTKKVDLFPTKESLEPLLEVIVPLLAGLVDDNSALTRQHTLRAISCLAPLAKQRDCFTAEILHKLYFVVLKRLDDSNDTVRSYAVQTTRKLFANRPQPYDTVVFGAHIDALYSAMLIHLDDTQEAFRAEILDALIMLSEIDPKTLMAKVKANIHLYRNKAAYERLTRHLEKIV is encoded by the exons ATGGCTGAAATTAAACCAAAGCTGCAGGAAAATCCTCGAGGTGCTCTTGAGCAGTATATCACGGCTTTACAGAGCGAATCCAAGATGACCCGAAAACAAGCccttttgaatataaatacagAGATATTTGAGAGTGCAGTGAATAGCGACTGCGACCTAACTGTGGTGTTTCCTGAAGTGTATGCTTACATCCTCAAAAGCTTTTCCGATCCTTCGGAAGCATGCCGCGAAAGTGCCGCTGTTAtcatagaaaattttatagagAAGTTACCTCTAAacgattattatttaacatatattttaccCGTACTTGTACGTCGTATAGGCTGCCCAGAAATAGTTGAAGAATCTGAAGAAATTCGCTTAGTTTTGATCCAACttgttcataaaattatagaaaaatacaGGGTGACGCATCTTCTCACATCATTCATGAACGATTTTACAAGTATTTTGACCAAAACTAGCACAGATCCATTTCCTAAAGTGAAATTGGAGGCTTGtgaatgtataattttgttgtCAAAACTATTGCAAAGGGATTTCCATTTTCAGTCGGAGAGTTATGTGAAACCTGTTTTGTCAAACTTTTCACACCAACATTTTAGGATTAGAGTGGCAGCTGTTAAAGCAATTG gtgCAATTGTAATGGCGGGCAATGCCAAATGTTTCGAGCTGTCCATCACGCCGATGGCTGAGAAGCTGTTCGATGAGAACACCCAGGTGCGGCTGCAGGTCACCCAGGAGGTCGGCAACTGGATGCTGAACTACAGAGATAGATACTCTTTCTGGCATCGGATGATACCACTCATTTTGACCAG TATGAGTGACGTCATGGCGGATATAAGAGAGACTGCTACTAAGCTCTGGACGGACATTGGGCTCCAGTACATGGACGAGAACGAGGAAGACCTGAAGAAGAGGACGGACTTCCTCAAAGACGTGCCCTCACATTACCCTGACGTCAAGAGACCCAACCTTGGGTGCAGAATCCTAGTTCAGAGCAATATTGGGAAGATTGTACCGGCTATTTATagag aaatggAAGGTTGGCAGGCGGACGCTCGCCTCCGTTGCGCCCAGCTGCTTTGTTGGTTGCTGTTGTGCGCTGAAGAGGGCGCCACGCAACACGCCAACACCATCGTCAGGACCATGGTGCGGGGCGCCGTGGACGAGGACCCTAGGATCGTTGTTGAG ataaaacgCGCAGCCGAACTGTTCGGCTACTTCATCAGCCCCGAGACCTGGTGGCCGCTGCTGGAGGCCGACGTGGACTCGTGGGGAGTCCTGCTGGTGCTCGCCAACATCCTGAAGGGATCCCGCGCCGAGCTGGTCAAGGAGAAGGTGTTGGGGGAGCTGTGCAAAGAGTTGGCGGATCCTGATAGGTGTCAGATGAGGAAG GTTAAGTACCAAACCAACCTGATGCACGTATCCGAAGCCCTGATGGACCTCTGCGGGGAGGATTGCTCTGTGGTCGCAGAACATATCTTTACCATAGTGTTCAACGTGTACGCTATGCCGGTGGATGACCAGGTCCAGTTCATGGCTTTGT CAAACCTTGACAAACTGCGTTTCATCAAAAAAGATGGCCGTTCGTTGACATCTCTGTACGAGAGACACATCAGTCTCATCCTCGAGGACATCAAGAGTGACCCCCTCACTTGGACCCTGATGTCCCCTGACCGCTGTCTGCTGGAGTGCGTACTGTTGCGTTGCG GTTCAGCTATAGGCAACCAGTTGCATCTGATAGCGCCGCTCCTCACGAAATGCCTGGCTACTCCCAAAGCGGATCCGGAAGTGAAGCTGAAGATATTCACCAGCCTGTCCACGGCCCTGCTGAGACGTGAGGACAACTTCAGGAAGTGTCAGCGTGACGCTTTGGAGGAGTTCCTCAAGATTGTCATAAAAG atgTAATAATGCCAAACTTAGTTTGGTCGCCTGGGCGCACCGCCGAAGCTATACGTACCGCCGCCGTCGCTTGTCTATGCTCAGCTCTCCAGGAGAAACCGCAGGAACAGTTACAGGAACAGGGGGACGGCGATAAAAATACTAGTCAAGGCGATACTAAG AAAGTAGACTTGTTCCCCACGAAGGAGTCTCTTGAGCCGTTATTGGAAGTCATAGTGCCTTTGTTAGCTGGTCTGGTGGATGACAACTCTGCCTTGACTCGCCAGCATACCCTGAGAGCTATCAGCTGTCTCGCGCCTTTGGCTAAACAACGGGATTGCTTCACGGCTGAAATATTGCATAAATTGTACTttg TTGTCCTCAAGCGCTTGGATGACAGCAATGACACGGTTCGGTCGTACGCAGTGCAGACGACACGAAAATTGTTTGCTAATCGACCCCAGCCATACGACACTGTCGTGTTCGGCGCGCATATTGATGCGCTCTACAGTGCTATGCTGATTCACCTCGATGATACTCAGGAAGCGTTCCGAGCTGAGATATTAG atGCGTTGATAATGCTGAGTGAAATCGATCCGAAGACGTTAATGGCGAAGGTTAAAGCAAACATTCATCTGTATAGAAATAAGGCCGCTTACGAGAGGTTGACGAGACATCttgaaaaaattgtgtaa